The Calliphora vicina chromosome 3, idCalVici1.1, whole genome shotgun sequence genome contains a region encoding:
- the LOC135955606 gene encoding uncharacterized protein LOC135955606, which produces MKWKETIDFSTLPTWEEFTKVLERRCQYLESIDPQESSTNKLSTTNHNKRNGSRHQPQKHTFMTQVKKNCIFCKRLDHWSSNCSQFRSMDSTSRFDTVKKLGACINCLSIGHNIANCTSKYRCKTCNLAHHTLLHRETPAVSTNSTVLSNPVNQAAVNTHMNNKSSSIILATAIILVSDSTGGKISIDVSGVGGQASNMKYEVSSTVRSRFNSHESSLNLLITNRISGYLPSKNIDVSGWDFPQIDMADEFFYKQQPIDLLLGTEYFFDVLCSGKISLGENMPTFQETKVGWIVTGRYTPNTKQSIAKCMVSYSEPNDLDEQIKFLWQMEEVSPPANKWTAEQQLCESHFVSNVETNSQGRIVVKLPFKEHFSALGSSYNTALKRFHLLERRLTRDTNLKTQYMQFMYEYEQMGHMSLISNPNINTPHYFTPHHCVLRPNSTSTKLRVVFDASAVTSTEKSLNDILLVGPTIQDELFLQVLRFRLYKYALTGDITKMYRMFLVHESDRPFQQILWRSSETQPVSVYQLNTITYGMSASPFLAIRSLHFLADKFEGSHQTGATIIRNHFYVDDMITGANTIDELIKIKNEVVYILSKGGLELAKIQSNHPDFLSDDISPKNMNMEKLQIRSALGISWDAVKDNFLFAAPHFGGLWEAAVKSAKGHLYRTLVGAKLTFEEVTTALIEVEAIMNSRPIAALSSDPNDIEALTPGHFLVNGPLNSLPERTIQCEDISFLERWRRISAAKQQFWHCWSEDYLNEMIQRKKWFKTASNLKPGTLVLIHEDNLAPLHWAMGRIIATIPGKDGKIRVADIKTAKGIIRRPIQKLAILVES; this is translated from the exons ATGAAGTGGAAAGAAACAATTGACTTTAGCACTTTACCAACTTGGGAAGAATTCACAAAGGTTTTGGAACGAAGATGCCAATATTTAGAATCAATTGATCCCCAAGAATCGTCCACTAATAAACTGTCTACAACAAATCATAACAAACGCAATGGATCACGTCACCAACcacaaaaacatacatttatGACTCAAGTTAAAAAGAATTGTATTTTTTGCAAACGATTAGATCATTGGAGTAGCAATTGTTCGCAATTCAGATCAATGGATTCTACAAGCAGATTTGATACAGTTAAAAAACTTGGCGCTTGTATTAATTGTCTATCAATTGGACACAACATAGCTAATTGTACGTCAAAATATCGCTGTAAAACATGTAATCTCGCTCACCATACGTTGCTTCATAGGGAGACACCAGCGGTTAGTACCAATTCTACTGTTTTATCCAACCCTGTCAATCAAGCAGCTGTTAATACTCATATGAACAACAAATCTAGCAGCATAATTCTTGCAACAGCCATTATTCTCGTTTCGGATAGCACAGGTGG aaaaatatcaattgaCGTTTCTGGTGTTGGAGGCCAAGCATCCAATATGAAGTACGAAGTTTCTTCTACCGTAAGGTCTCGTTTCAACAGTCATGAGAGTTCTCTTAACTTATTAATAACGAATCGTATTTCCGGATATCTACCATCTAAAAACATTGATGTTAGTGGTTGGGATTTTCCCCAAATTGACATGGCCGACGAATTTTTCTACAAACAACAACCGATAGATTTGTTACTGGGTACTGAATACTTTTTTGATGTACTATGCAGTGGAAAAATTAGTCTTGGTGAAAACATGCCCACATTCCAAGAAACTAAAGTTGGCTGGATCGTGACTGGTCGCTATACACCAAATACTAAACAATCAATAGCAAAATGTATGGTATCATATTCAGAACCAAATGATCTTGatgaacaaattaaatttttatggcAAATGGAAGAAGTATCTCCACCAGCAAATAAGTGGACAGCCGAACAGCAGTTGTGTGAATCACATTTCGTGTCAAATGTAGAAACCAATTCTCAAGGAAGAATCGTAGTAAAATTACCCTTTAAGGAACATTTTTCGGCTTTAGGGTCCTCATATAATACTGCATTAAAAAGATTCCATCTCCTCGAACGTCGTTTAACACGAGATACCAATTTGAAAACCCAGTATATGCAGTTTATGTATGAATATGAGCAAATGGGACATATGTCACTCATTtcgaatcccaatattaatacTCCACACTACTTTACACCCCACCATTGCGTTCTTCGTCCAAACAGTACAAGCACCAAGCTTAGAGTTGTGTTTGACGCCTCGGCCGTAACTTCGACAGAAAAATCATTGAACGATATTCTTTTAGTGGGACCAACTATACAAGATGAATTGTTCTTACAAGTTCTTCGTTTTCGTTTGTATAAGTATGCGCTCACCGGTGACATCACTAAAATGTATCGAATGTTTTTGGTGCATGAATCGGATCGTCCATTTCAGCAAATATTGTGGAGATCTAGTGAGACACAACCAGTTAGTGTTTATCAGCTCAACACTATAACGTACGGTATGTCGGCTTCACCATTTTTGGCCATACGTAGCCTACATTTTCTAGCTGATAAATTCGAAGGCTCACATCAAACAGGCGCTACAATAATTCGAAACCATTTTTATGTAGATGACATGATAACAGGGGCGAACACAATAGATGagctaattaaaattaaaaacgaagTCGTTTACATTTTATCGAAAGGTGGTTTAGAATTAGCAAAAATTCAATCAAATCACCCTGATTTCCTATCGGATGATATATCACCAAAAAACATGAATATGGAAAAACTACAAATTCGAAGCGCACTTGGCATAAGTTGGGATgcagtaaaagataattttctcttcgc GGCACCCCATTTTGGAGGTCTCTGGGAGGCCGCCGTGAAAAGCGCAAAGGGTCACCTCTATCGTACTTTGGTTGGAGCAAAACTTACGTTCGAAGAAGTGACAACTGCATTAATAGAAGTAGAAGCTATCATGAATTCCAGGCCGATTGCAGCGTTATCCAGCGACCCCAATGATATTGAAGCCCTGACGCCTGGCCATTTTTTGGTTAATGGCCCACTTAATTCTCTTCCCGAACGTACCATTCAATGCGAGGACATCAGTTTTCTAGAAAGATGGCGTCGTATTAGTGCTGCCAAACAACAGTTCTGGCATTGTTGGTCAGAAGACTATTTAAACGAGATGATTCAACgcaaaaaatggtttaaaacaGCGTCTAATTTGAAGCCTGGAACACTCGTATTAATCCATGAAGACAACTTAGCACCACTTCATTGGGCTATGGGACGCATTATCGCTACTATACCTGGAAAAGATGGGAAGATACGTGTAGCTGATATAAAAACAGCCAAGGGAATCATCCGCCGACCCATTCAGAAATTGGCGATTCTAGTAGAGTCTTGA